In Pseudomonadota bacterium, the genomic stretch CCGGCGGAAAAGCGTGAGGTGGAATCATGATTGGCCTCAACCATTTCCTGGTGCTGGGCGCGGTGATGTTCTGCATCTCCGTAGCGGGCATCTTCCTCAACCGGAAAAACGTGCTGATTCTGCTGATGGCCATCGAGCTGATGCTGCTGGCCGTGAACATGAACTTTGTGGCGTTCTCCCGGTTCCTCGGCAACACCGACGGCCAGGTTTTTGTGTTCTTTATCCTCACCGTGGCGGCGGCGGAGGCGGCCATCGGGCTTGCGATCCTGGTGGTGCTGTTCCGCAACCGTGAAACCATCAACGTGGAAGAACTGGACTCCCTGAAGGGCTGACGATGCAGAATCAATATCTTGCGATTGCCCTTGCTCCGCTCTTTGGCGCCATCGTGGCCGGGCTTTTCGGACGCCAGATCGGCCGCGCGGGCGCGCATTGGCTGACGATTGCCGCGGTGACCGTGTCCACGGTCCTGTCCCTGGACGTGATGCGCCGGTTCCTGTTTGAGGGACTGGAGGTTCACAACGAGACGGTCTACACCTGGCTGGTGAGCGGCGGCGTCCGCTTTGAGGTTGGGTTTCTGGTGGACAAGCTGACCGCGCTGATGATGTGTGTGGTGACCTTCGTCTCGCTGATGGTGCACATCTACACCATCGGCTACATGAAAGACGATCCGGGCTATCAGCGGTTTTTCGCCTACATCTCGCTCTTTACCTTCGCCATGCTCATGCTGGTGATGGCCAACAACTTTATGCAGCTGTTTTTTGGCTGGGAAGCGGTCGGCGTGGTCTCCTATCTGCTGATCGGCTTCTGGTACAAAAAGCCCACGGCCATCTTTGCCAACATGAAAGCGTTCCTGGTGAACCGGGTCGGGGACTTCGGCTTCCTGCTGGGGATCGCTGCGGTGCTGATGACGTTCAATAGCCTCGATTATGCGGAGGTGTTCGCCGCTGCGCCCGCGCTCAGCAACGAGACCATCGAGCTGTTTGACGGCAAACCCTGGAACCTGATGACCGTGACCTGCATTTTGCTGTTCATCGGGGCGATGGGTAAGTCGGCGCAGGCGCCGCTGCACGTGTGGCTTCCGGACTCGATGGAAGGCCCGACGCCGATCTCGGCGCTGATCCACGCCGCCACGATGGTGACCGCCGGTATTTTTATGGTGGCGCGCATGTCGCCGCTGTTCGAGCTCACCGAAACGGCGCTGAGCGTGGTGCTGGTGATCGGTGCGCTGACCGCGTTTTTTATGGGGCTGATCGGCCTGGTGCAAAACGACATCAAGCGGGTAGTGGCCTACTCGACGCTGTCCCAGCTCGGATACATGACGGCGGCGCTCGGCGCGTCCGCCTACTCAGCAGCGGTCTTCCACCTGATGACCCACGCGTTTTTTAAGGCGCTGCTGTTCCTGGGCGCCGGCTCCGTGATCATTGCGCTGCACCACAAACAGGATATGCAGGAGAT encodes the following:
- the nuoK gene encoding NADH-quinone oxidoreductase subunit NuoK; the encoded protein is MIGLNHFLVLGAVMFCISVAGIFLNRKNVLILLMAIELMLLAVNMNFVAFSRFLGNTDGQVFVFFILTVAAAEAAIGLAILVVLFRNRETINVEELDSLKG
- the nuoL gene encoding NADH-quinone oxidoreductase subunit L, which codes for MQNQYLAIALAPLFGAIVAGLFGRQIGRAGAHWLTIAAVTVSTVLSLDVMRRFLFEGLEVHNETVYTWLVSGGVRFEVGFLVDKLTALMMCVVTFVSLMVHIYTIGYMKDDPGYQRFFAYISLFTFAMLMLVMANNFMQLFFGWEAVGVVSYLLIGFWYKKPTAIFANMKAFLVNRVGDFGFLLGIAAVLMTFNSLDYAEVFAAAPALSNETIELFDGKPWNLMTVTCILLFIGAMGKSAQAPLHVWLPDSMEGPTPISALIHAATMVTAGIFMVARMSPLFELTETALSVVLVIGALTAFFMGLIGLVQNDIKRVVAYSTLSQLGYMTAALGASAYSAAVFHLMTHAFFKALLFLGAGSVIIALHHKQDMQEMGGLRKYMPITYITGVVGTLALIGFPGFSGFYSKDAIISAVGHIDRVGTGLAEVLLIAGVFVTALYSFRLLYLTFHGTPRMDEETRSHVHESPWVVTLPLVLLAIPSIGIAWFTTEPLLFGDFWGDAIYVAPGHDPLSHLREIWHGPAAFALHGFVTLPVWLALGGTALATYVYLFNPALAATASKALAPLRVVLEKKYGFDELYQFLFAGGSRGMGKLFWRGGDQTVIDGLLVNGSARTVGWLAGIVRKIQTGRLYGYAFAMIIGLIGLLGLMVYRGQA